In Colletotrichum higginsianum IMI 349063 chromosome 3, whole genome shotgun sequence, a genomic segment contains:
- a CDS encoding Cytochrome b2, whose amino-acid sequence MHAAKMATSSSLPELPPNYQKALELIDEAHRQDPRPSAVESVPFELDYAQKMTRWLAVRCPTAPPVLQLACRAQHFRRWEIPRNTYPMTRPGYLTWRAKLKSQAAAQVAELISSSPGIQPELAREDVDRVAALIRKENLSADEETQVLEDVACLVFLDDQFDAFESKDEIDEDKIIGILRKTWAKMSEPGRALALKMDHSERAKSLIGKALAGTGIRRGKPSYKRRGPPKTSLPTPRRRRPTSNVMPPPTLHPAEVSRHNRLDDLWLVIDGRVYDFSAFVREHPGGIAVILQCAGKDATDVYSEVHGPNLVRSTLPPDCHKGVLAPGAVSAKPRQHSFQQQQQRKPQETMAGARRAIESLPSKPPLDTLISAHDFEQAASASLSPKAWAFVSSAATDLHTKARNASAYSLIGLRPRVLVDVAAVSTSTTMLGHPMRSPVFCPPTAMARLVHPDGEKELARACRSAGVPQCVSVSASFPLDEILAAQAAHQPATPYDVPVFFQLYVDKDRANSERLLRSAQAQGVKALFLTVDAPIPGKREADERVRSDESLGSPISGARAVNDAKGGALGRIMGSYIDASVNWSDIAWLRRTVPGLPIVLKGVQTWMDAERAVEAGVEAIVLSNHGGRSLDTSPATVTVLLELQKNCPHVFDRLEVYVDGGVSRGTDIFKALCLGAKAVGVGRGLLYGLNYGAEGVERYIEILRDELETTMKMCGVTSLDQVHPGFLNTLAVDHLIPGRPHNPNTPWRRDRHSRL is encoded by the exons ATGCATGCGGCAAAAATGGCAACATCATCCTCACTTCCTGAGCTGCCGCCCAACTACCAAAAGGCCCTCGAGCTGATCGACGAGGCCCACAGGCAAGAccccaggccgtcggcggtcgAGTCGGTCCCTTTCGAGCTTGACTATGCGCAGAAGATGACGCGATGGCTCGCCGTAAGGTGTCCGACGGCGCCTCCCGTATTGCAGCTGGCCTGCCGCGCCCAACACTTCAGGAG ATGGGAGATTCCCCGCAACACCTACCCAATGACCCGGCCGGGCTACCTCACCTGGCGTGCGAAACTTAAGtcccaggcggcggcgcaggtgGCCGAGCtcatctcgtcgtcgcccggaATCCAGCCGGAGCTAGCCCGGGAGGACGTCGACCGCGTGGCGGCGCTGATCCGCAAGGAGAACCTGAGCGCAGACGAGGAGACGCAGGTGCTCGAGGACGTGGCGtgcctcgtcttcctcgacgaccaaTTTGACGCCTTTGAGAGCAaggacgagatcgacgagGATAAGATCATCGGCATCCTACGCAAGACATGGGCCAAAATGAGCGAGCCGGGTCGCGCTCTGGCGCTGAAGATGGATCACAGCGAGAGGGCCAAGAGTCTCATCGGCAAGGCTCTGGCGGG CACCGGCATCCGGAGGGGGAAGCCGTCCTACAAGAGACGCGGACCACCCAAGACTTCACTTCCGAccccacgacgacgacgacccacGTCAAATGTCATGCCGCCCCCGACACTCCATCCCGCCGAGGTATCCAGACACAaccgcctcgacgacctctgGCTCGTCATTGACGGCCGCGTCTACGACTTCTCTGCCTTCGTCCGCGAGCACCCCGGGGGTATCGCTGTGATCCTTCAGTGTGCCGGCAAGGACGCGACCGACGTCTACTCCGAGGTCCACGGCCCCAATCTCGTCCGATCCACGCTTCCTCCGGACTGTCATAAGGGCGTCCTGgcccccggcgccgtctcggcgaagCCTCGACAGCATAGtttccagcagcagcagcaacggaAACCCCAAGAAACCATGGCCGGTGCTAGACGGGCCATCGAGTCCCTCCCCTCCAAACCGCCCCTCGACACCCTCATATCCGCCCACGACTTCGAACAGGCCGCGTcggcctccctctcccccaaaGCCTGGGCCTTtgtctcctccgccgcgacGGACCTGCACACCAAGGCCCGCAACGCGTCGGCCTACTCCCTCATCGGCCTGCGCCCgcgcgtcctcgtcgacgtcgccgctgTCTCCACCTCTACCACCATGCTCGGCCACCCCATGCGCTCCCCCGTATTCTGCCCCCCGACCGCCATggcccgcctcgtccacccggacggcgagaaggagctcgCCCGCGCCTGCAGGTCAGCCGGCGTCCCGCAGtgcgtctccgtctccgcctcCTTTCCCCTGGACgagatcctcgccgcccaggccgcccaCCAGCCCGCCACCCCCTACGACGTGCCCGTCTTCTTCCAGCTGTACGTCGACAAGGACCGCGCCAACTCGGAGCGCCTCCTCCGCTCCGCCCAAGCCCAGGGTGTCAAGGCCCTCTTCCTGACCGTAGACGCCCCGATTCCCGGCAagcgcgaggccgacgagcgcGTACGCTCCGACGAGTCCCTCGGCTCGCCCATCTCGGGCGCGCGCGCCGTCAACGACGCCAAAGGCGGCGCCCTTGGCCGCATCATGGGCAGCTACATTGACGCCTCGGTGAACTGGTCCGACATCGCCTGGCTCCGCCGCACCGTGCCGGGCCTGCCCATCGTTCTCAAGGGTGTGCAGACGTGGATGGACGCCGaacgcgccgtcgaggccggcgtcgaggccatcgtgCTTTCCAACCACGGCGGCCGGAGCCTCGACACGTCGCCGGCCACCGTCACGGTGCTACTGGAACTGCAGAAGAACTGCCCGCACGTCTTTGACAGGCTGGAGGTgtacgtcgacggcggcgtctcgCGCGGGACCGACATTTTCAAGGCGCTGTGTCTGGGCGCCAAGGCCGTTGGCGTCGGCAGGGGGTTGTTGTACGGGCTCAactacggcgccgagggcgtcgagcgcTATATCGAGA